The following proteins are encoded in a genomic region of Magnolia sinica isolate HGM2019 chromosome 1, MsV1, whole genome shotgun sequence:
- the LOC131247347 gene encoding uncharacterized protein LOC131247347, with the protein MKRSRTCTQASPQEGTTATTSSILVTADPQLENHQSTPSKGKQVIVKESREGDSYDESSTSLSRYTISDENETERENQGNDYEEGEVDISGEDDIIVEDVPADEGHTLPTFENLILFIYFCSFLLSYLIYFISSDHVVNTKADNTSPIDLPPVVPATSPRFSMHPRVVACEIAFLVESTDLPTPTTVDSSTEPRAPSFAEMAEPDPSLVRETQLLAVSAPAKGNLPQSGMASSGSIGTSSNVLSFKKVSAYKLALIRNSILAIIEMFKDLDQWSDLAIALDVLDSVARMAKVNVSSVRDALLRFHNSITVLSSDETAIVPPKILEYRKQLVYSKEKVSQISPIVSRHDQEQLSLREQLKTFADNKTSIQDRITLLK; encoded by the exons ATGAAAAGATCTCGAACATGCACCCAAGCTTCTCCCCAAGAAGGGACCACTGCTACTACTTCTTCGATTTTAGTCACAGCAGATCCTCAACTGGAGAACCACCAGTCTACTCCttctaaagggaaacaagttATTGTTAAAGAGTCTAGGGAAGGAGATTCGTACGATGAAAGTTCAACTTCTTTGTCTAGATATACTATCTCTGATGAAAACGAGACAGAAAGAGAAAATCAAGGCAATGATTATGAGGAAGGAGAAGTCGATATTAGCGGTGAAGATGATATAATTGTAGAAGATGTTCCTGCCGATGAAGGACATACTCTCCCAACCTTCGAA AACCTTATTCTCTTTATTTACTTTTGTTCTTTTCTCCTTTCCTATCTTATATATTTTATTTCAAGCGATCATGTTGTGAATACGAAGGCAGATAACACTTCTCCCATAGATTTACCTCCCGTCGTACCAGCGACTTCACCGAGATTCTCGATGCATCCACGAGtagtggcatgtgaaattgcttTTCTGGTGGAGTCAACTGATTTACCAACTCCCACCACTGTCGATTCAAGTACTGAACCTAGGGCTCCATCTTTTGCTGAGATGGCGGAACCTGATCCTTCTCTCGTTAGAGAGACACAACTGCTCGCTGTTTCGGCACCAGCAAAAG GGAACTTACCCCAAAGTGGTATGGCAAGTTCTGGCTCtattgggacttcatcaaatgtgtTGTCCTTTAAGAAGGTTTCTGCATACAAATTGGCACTGATCAGGAATTCCATATTAGCTATCATTGAGATGTTTAAAGAtcttgatcaatggtcagatctggcTATCGCTTTAGATGTCTTAGACAGTGTTGCACGGATGGCTAAAGTCAATGTTTCTTCTGTACGCGATGCTCTCTTAAGATTCCATAATTCGATAACTGTTCTATCATCTGATGAAACTGCGATTGTCCCGCCTAAAATTTTGGAGTATAGGAAGCAGCTTGTGTACTCTAAGGAGAAAGTTTCTCAGATTTCTCCCATTGTCTCTCGCCACGATCAAGAACAGTTATCTTTGAGAGAGCAACTGAAGACTTTTGCTGATAACAAGACATCTATTCAGGATCGTATTACTCTTTTGAAGTAA